The following coding sequences are from one Rutidosis leptorrhynchoides isolate AG116_Rl617_1_P2 chromosome 11, CSIRO_AGI_Rlap_v1, whole genome shotgun sequence window:
- the LOC139876291 gene encoding F-box protein FBW2-like, with amino-acid sequence MNPEILGIIFRKITKEVDEMVRTVPFVCKTWNEVVSGPYCWSEEIDVSCWCRRQNDSDKVDTVVKKLLRRSKCTVNRFCSYRLGESGFFYVAHCGRYLKELHMPMSDINDEMVLKHIKPLPNLITLDISFCFDITSKGIAAFGNNCKFLLHLKRNMPQPESFPCTDDSEAETIAKTMPNVQHIELCSGRFSEWGLTEILTKCKSITYLDIYGCWNIEKLNGEHEEICGRLDHFQSPWMDSDDACSESEGSGNELMKSETDSD; translated from the exons ATGAACCCAGAAATACTGGgaataatttttagaaaaataacaAAAGAAGTTGATGAAATGGTGCGAACAGTACCATTTGTTTGTAAAACATGGAACGAGGTTGTGAGTGGGCCCTACTGTTGGTCGGAAGAAATTGACGTTTCTTGTTGGTGTAGGCGTCAGAATGATAGTGATAAGGTGGACACGGTGGTTAAAAAGTTGTTACGACGGAGTAAGTGTACGGTTAACCGATTTTGTTCGTATCGTTTGGGTGAATCTGGTTTCTTTTATGTCGCTCATTG TGGAAGATATCTAAAAGAGCTACACATGCCAATGAGTGATATCAATGATGAAATGGTATTAAAACATATTAAGCCACTTCCAAATCTTATAACCTTAGATATCAGCTTTTGTTTCGATATCACAAGCAAAGGTATTGCAGCATTTGGTAACAATTGCAAATTTTTACTACACTTGAAAAGAAACATGCCACAACCAGAATCTTTTCCATGTACCGATGATTCTGAAGCAGAAACCATAGCCAAAACAATGCCAAATGTGCAACATATTGAACTTTGTTCTGGTCGTTTTAGTGAATGGGGTCTTACTGAAATCTTAACGAAATGCAAGTCAATTACATATCTTGACATCTATGGTTGTTGGAATATTGAGAAGTTGAATGGTGAACATGAAGAGATTTGTGGAAGGCTTGACCATTTTCAGAGCCCGTGGATGGATTCTGATGATGCATGTTCAGAAAGTGAAGGCAGTGGTAATGAATTAATGAAATCAGAAACAGATTCGGATTAA
- the LOC139875416 gene encoding uncharacterized protein: protein MKKKGNNGWRPGKSGYFGIGLKGYNKNNIRGLSTNGAWCENPIDIKEAAYKHFKDRFEERTTSRPSLAELSYPNLSSEEARGLEAPISEEEIIDAIHDCGCSKAPGPDGFNMRFFKKFWDIIKVDVVNAITWFWKNGEFSKGCNASFVTLVPKKSDPITINDFRPISLIGSFYKIVAKILSNRLRKVIPRLIGSEQSAFLKDRYILDGILVANESIDFLKKAQKKRIRACLNSASISILINGSPTREFSMGRGVRQGDPLSPFLFILAAEGLNILTKAAVDRGLFKGVEIGRDKVVVSHLQYADDTMFLGDWVDSDDVESLAKRMGCQADNSPFMYLGLPIGARMKKVGDWYPMIEKFKNRLSEWKMRTLSFGGRLVLLKSVLNSLPFGDLEGSKILWVNWEATCLPYGVGGLNIGSLKSKNLALLGKWWWRFKIETNCFWVKIIRSIYGIDGGLRLSDGLAHRSAKSIWQNIIWAGNIIEDFCIPFRSSFKKSIGDGSSTSFWNDNWCGSDCLKTLFPRLFKLESDINACISNQVQVANNHLRSAAGGPSTPLMPPGLSASACTAFDTPSGARTVPVTAGSSANNLPAGPSDRAENMPDLANNVSFRFNWAWLRVPSGRTWNELQELENLLRSISFNFNSQEAWKWSLANNGEFTVKKLSSLLDARILGNPYSTSHKTLRNNLVPKKVEIFVWRALRMRIPVRLELDKRGIDLHSVRCPVCDDNLESVDHALVSCRLASDVWNRVYKWWNLGSCSLSCVSESLQGRTSHSVSFLGKKNWQAVEWICVYYIWKNRNLEVFHKKASIVPVLVNEIQVKSFEWISCRLKGNKIEWLSWLSNPSLYLSL, encoded by the exons ATGAAGAAGAAAGGAAACAATGGTTGGAGGCCAGGAAAGAGTGGATACTTCGGGATAGGATTAAA GGGCTATAACAAGAACAACATTAGAGGTTTGTCCACTAATGGGGCATGGTGTGAAAACCCTATTGACATCAAGGAAGCTGCCTACAAGCATTTTAAGGATCGTTTCGAGGAACGTACGACCTCTAGACCTAGCCTTGCTGAGCTCTCATACCCTAATTTGTCTAGCGAGGAGGCTAGGGGTTTGGAAGCTCCAATTAGTGAGGAGGAGATTATCGATGCTATTCATGATTGTGGTTGTTCGAAAGCACCCGGGCCGGACGGATTCAATATGAGGTTCTTCAAGAAATTTTGGGACATAATAAAGGTTGATGTAGTCAATGCTATTACATGGTTCTGGAAAAATGGAGAGTTTTCAAAAGGGTGCAATGCTTCTTTCGTTACTTTGGTTCCTAAGAAGAGTGATCCTATTACCATTAATGATTTTCGTCCCATTAGTCTTATTGGTAGTTTTTATAAGATAGTGGCCAAAATACTTTCCAACCGATTACGAAAGGTAATTCCAAGACTTATTGGATCGGAACAAAGTGCCTTCTTGAAGGATCGTTACATCTTAGATGGTATCCTTGTTGCAAACGAATCTATAGACTTTTTAAAAAAAGCACAAAAGAAAAG GATTCGTGCGTGTCTTAATTCGGCTAGTATCTCCATTCTTATAAATGGTTCTCCTACGCGTGAATTTAGCATGGGGAGAGGAGTTAGGCAAGGCGACCCGCTCTCCCCTTTCCTCTTTATCCTTGCGGCGGAAGGCTTAAATATACTTACGAAAGCCGCGGTGGATCGAGGTCTTTTCAAAGGAGTTGAAATTGGAAGAGATAAAGTAGTAGTCTCCcatttgcaatatgcggatgatactatGTTTCTTGGTGATTG GGTCGATTCGGATGATGTTGAATCCTTAGCTAAACGAATGGGATGCCAAGCCGACAATTCCCCTTTCATGTATCTCGGTCTTCCAATTGGTGCTAGAATGAAAAAAGTTGGTGATTGGTATCCGATGATTGAAAAGTTTAAAAATAGGCTTTCGGAATGGAAAATGAGGACGTTGTCTTTTGGTGGGAGATTAGTTCTTCTAAAATCGGTGCTCAATAGTCTCCCATT TGGGGATCTTGAGGGCTCTAAAATTTTGTGGGTTAATTGGGAAGCAACTTGCTTACCTTATGGGGTGGGGGGATTAAATATCGGGTCTTTAAAAAGCAAAAATCTTGCTCTTttgggcaagtggtggtggaggttcaaaatcgAAACCAATTGCTTTTGGGTTAAAATTATTCGTAGTATATATGGAATTGACGGTGGCTTGAGGTTGAGTGATGGGCTTGCTCATCGCTCGGCTAAGAGTATTTGGCAAAACATTATTTGGGCAGGAAACATCATTGAAGATTTTTGCATTCCTTTTAGATCCTCGTTCAAGAAATCAATCGGTGATGGAAGCTCCACGTCTTTTTGGAATGACAACTGGTGCGGTTCGGATTGCTTGAAGACTTTGTTCCCAAGACTCTTTAAGCTCGAATCTGACATTAACGCGTGCATTAGCAATCAAGTTCAAGTGGCGAATAACCATCTCAGATCAGCGGCAGGAGGTCCTTCTACACCTTTGATGCCTCCTGGATTGTCGGCCTCAGCATGCACAGCTTTCGATACTCCCTCTGGTGCACGCACAGTCCCGGTAACAGCAGGCTCTTCGGCCAATAATCTCCCAGCAGGTCCCTCTGATCGAGCCGAGAATATGCCAGACCTTGCAAATAATGTTTCATTTCGGTTTAATTGGGCTTGGTTGCGGGTACCTTCTGGTAGAACTTGGAATGAATTGCAGGAACTAGAAAATCTGTTGCGGTCTATCTCCTTTAACTTTAATTCTCAAGAAGCATGGAAGTGGTCTCTTGCAAACAACGGTGAATTCACGGTTAAAAAGTTATCATCCCTACTCGATGCACGTATACTTGGTAATCCCTATTCTACCTCGCACAAAACGTTAAGGAATAATCTTGTTCCTAAAAAAGTTGAAATTTTTGTGTGGAGGGCATTGAGGATGCGAATTCCGGTTAGGTTGGAACTCGATAAGCGGGGTATCGATCTTCATAGTGTTCGTTGCCCCGTTTGCGACGACAACCTCGAATCGGTTGATCATGCTCTAGTGTCCTGTCGTCTTGCATCGGATGTATGGAATCGGGTGTATAAGTGGTGGAATCTTGGCTCTTGCTCTTTATCTTGTGTTTCCGAGTCTTTACAAGGTAGAACTTCACATTCGGTATCCTTTCTTGGGAAAAAAAATTGGCAAGCCGTCGAGTGGATATGTGTATATTATATTTGGAAGAATCGGAATTTGGAAGTTTTTCATAAGAAAGCATCTATTGTACCGGTGTTAGTCAACGAAATTCAAGTGAAATCTTTTGAATGGATCTCGTGTAGGCTTAAAGGAAATAAGATCGAGTGGCTTAGTTGGTTGTCTAATCCTTCTTTGTATTTATCCTTGTAG